From the genome of Podospora pseudoanserina strain CBS 124.78 chromosome 7 map unlocalized CBS124.78p_7.2, whole genome shotgun sequence, one region includes:
- a CDS encoding uncharacterized protein (COG:S; EggNog:ENOG503P9WK) produces MHHHRRKSGNTSMTDVRKATVGASDPNYRKHSSRPTTMTRRITPQSAPKLGRSREDRERELDDERWWDEERESFPQYCMVCEKQFIPADDQNLYCSETCRYDDQVSASTAPSRGSHPPTQYPFYSGAPEPRDIVPRASPSRPSSTHFSPPSTAVNALKASLYIRPPSPTSPMMGTSHSGVWSFGRGTATSPDNSYTKPTSSYFSTTYDGAYYDHYGSSVDRPLPSRRPGVYSRPKSIELVTPMLASGR; encoded by the exons ATGCATCACCACCGTCGAAAGTCGGGCAACACGTCCATGACCGACGTCCGCAAAGCAACAGTCGGTGCATCAGACCCCAACTACAGGAAGCACTCATCCAGACCTACCACCATGACGAGAAGAATCACACCGCAAAGCGCTCCAAAGCTGGGCAGGAGTCGCGAGGACAGAGAGAGGGAACTGGACGATGAGCGCTGGTGGGATGAGGAGCGGGAGAGCTTCCCGCAGTACTG CATGGTGTGCGAGAAGCAGTTCATTCCAGCCGACGACCAGAACCTCTACTGCTCAGAAAC ATGCCGGTACGATGACCAGGTTAGCGCCTCGACGGCGCCGAGCCGTGGAAGTCACCCACCTACTCAGTACCCTTTCTACTCGGGAGCTCCAGAGCCTAGAGATATCGTGCCCCGCGCCTCGCCTTCAAGGCCTAGCTCTACGCACTTTTCCCCGCCCTCAACGGCCGTAAATGCGCTCAAGGCGTCACTATACATCCGCCCACCGAGTCCCACGTCACCCATGATGGGTACCTCCCACAGCGGTGTCTGGTCGTTTGGCAGGGGCACTGCTACAAGCCCAGACAACTCGTACACGAAACCCACCTCGAGTTACTTTTCGACCACTTACGACGGGGCGTACTACGATCACTACGGCTCCTCGGTTGACAGACCCCTTCCGTCACGCAGGCCTGGTGTTTACTCCAGACCAAAGAGCATCGAACTCGTCACACCCATGCTCGCCTCCGGGAGGTAG
- the DRS2 gene encoding aminophospholipid translocase (COG:P; EggNog:ENOG503NX4W), giving the protein MTGRPPPGGPAPPRNDLLLDLDNDQPVYSTGQRSALTDDDLLNSYAYDQDGAQARPSVSYDDFVGSGQERQQPGGRGPPPVGTSASAAGPASPYGSQPVNRQYSQTSDLGNYQRYADDFDDYPEDGTSYYQAGGAPGADSAAAANARNRNSVLSLGGGLLGRVKNKLGMGQGYSEMDLPLTESRTGPRPEPGGAGGGAPPPKDKGNFKFGFGRSKPDPSTLGPRIIHLNNPPANAANKYVDNHVSTAKYNIATFLPKFLFEQFSKFANIFFLFTAGLQQIPGLSPTNRYTTIGPLIVVLLVSAGKELVEDYRRKQADKALNQSKARILRGSSFEETKWINVSVGDIIRVESEEPFPADLVLVASSEPEGLCYIETANLDGETNLKIKQALPETSTMVSSSDLGRLGGRIKSEQPNSSLYTYEATLTMQAGGGEKELPLNPEQLLLRGATLRNTPWIHGVVVFTGHETKLMRNATATPIKRTRVEKQLNTLVLVLVGILLVLSAISTIGHLVQQSVQGDALAYLYLDSMDGAAAVARLFIKDMVTYWVLFSALVPISLFVTLELVKYWHGILINDDMDIYYDVNDTPANCRTSSLVEELGMVEYVFSDKTGTLTCNMMEFKACSIAGIMYAEKVPEDRVPTMEDGVEVGIHEFRQLRENIKSHPSAQAIHHFLALLATCHTVIPETSDTGNIKYQAASPDEGALVEGAVQLGYKFVARKPRAVIIEANGERLEYELLAVCEFNSTRKRMTTIYRCPDGVVRCYTKGADTVILERLNDNNPHVDVTLRHLEEYASEGLRTLCLAMREVPEHEFQEWFQIYEKAQTTVGGNRADELDKAAELIEHDFYLLGATAIEDKLQDGVPETIHTLQEAGIKVWVLTGDRQETAINIGMSCKLLSEDMMLLIVNEEDADATRDNLQKKIDAIRNQTDATIEMDTLALVIDGKSLTYALEKDMEKLFLDLAVMCKAVICCRVSPLQKAMVVKLVKKYQKQSILLAIGDGANDVSMIQAAHIGIGISGMEGLQAARSADVSIAQFRYLRKLLLVHGAWSYHRVAKAILFSFYKNITLYLTQFWYTFQNVFSGEVIYESWTLSFYNVFYTVLPPLVLGILDQFVSARLLDRYPQLYNLGQSNSFFNKRVFASWISNAVYHSLLLYIGGSLFWINDGVQGNSVPAGKWVWGTAMYGAVLLTVLGKAALVTNNWTKYHVIAIPGSFVIWVVFVAVYGIVAPKLNFSTEYHGIIPLLFSSPQFWIQMPTLAILCLSRDFAWKFSKRLWKPEAYHHVQEIQKYNIQDYRPRMEQFQKAIRKVRQVQRMRKQRGYAFSAADESQTRVLQAYDTTQHRGRYGEMASSRPVQ; this is encoded by the exons ACCGGTCAACAGGCAATACAGCCAGACGTCAGATCTAGGCAACTACCAGAGATACGCCgacgactttgacgactATCCGGAGGATGGGACCTCATATTACCAGGCCGGGGGAGCGCCCGGCGCTGATTCCGCAGCGGCGGCCAATGCGAGGAACCGTAATAGTGTTCTGAGCCTGGGTGGCGGCTTGCTCGGAAGAGTGAAAAACAAGCTTGGAATGGGTCAGGGATACTCGGAAATGGATCTGCCACTGACGGAATCACGGACGGGACCAAGACCCGAACCCGGGGGTGCCGGAGGGGGGGCTCCTCCGCCGAAGGATAAGGGGAATTTCAAGTTCGGCTTCGGACGGTCGAAGCCCGACCCGTCGACACTCGGACCCCGAatcatccatctcaacaaccccccagcGAACGCCGCAAACAAGTACGTCGACAACCACGTATCGACGGCCAAGTACAATATTGCTACCTTTCTGCCCAAGTTCTTGTTTGAGCAGTTTTCGAAGTTTGCCAacattttcttcttgttcacCGCTGGCTTGCAGCAGATTCCGGGCCTGTCGCCAACAAACAGATACACCACCATCGGTCCCCTtattgttgtgttgttggtatCAGCGGGTaaggagttggtggaggattACCGGCGAAAACAGGCCGACAAGGCCCTAAACCAGTCCAAGGCGCGGATCTTACGAGGGTCATCTTTTGAGGAAACGAAGTGGATCAATGTTTCTGTGGGCGACATTATTCGGGTTGAGTCCGAGGAGCCTTTCCCGGCCGatttggtcttggtggcaaGCTCGGAGCCGGAAGGATTGTGCTATATCGAAACCGCAAACCTGGATGGAGAAACCAATCTGAAAATCAAGCAGGCCCTACCCGAGACGTCGACAATGGTTAGCTCGAGTGATCTTGGCAGGTTGGGAGGCAGGATCAAGTCCGAGcagcccaacagcagccttTACACATACGAAGCTACCCTAACGATgcaggctggtggaggagagaaagagctGCCCCTGAATCCCGAGCAGCTGTTGCTTCGTGGTGCTACTTTGCGCAACACCCCCTGGATCCACGGTGTGGTTGTGTTCACCGGCCACGAGACCAAGCTCATGCGAAATGCAACGGCGACCCCCATCAAACGCACCAGGGTTGAGAAACagctcaacaccctcgtgTTGGTTCTCGTCGGTATTCTTTTGGTTCTCAGTGCCATCTCTACCATCGGTCATCTTGTCCAGCAAAGCGTTCAAGGTGACGCCCTCGCTTATCTCTACCTGGATTCCATGGACGGCGCCGCTGCTGTTGCTCGTCTCTTTATCAAGGATATGGTAACGTACTGGGTGCTCTTCTCCGCTTTGGTTCCCATCTCTCTCTTCGTCACCCTCGAATTGGTCAAGTACTGGCACGGCATTCTCATCAATGACGATATGGATATCTACTACGACGTCAACGACACCCCTGCGAACTGCCGCACGTCGagtttggtggaggagttgggcaTGGTGGAATATGTGTTTTCCGACAAGACTGGTACCTTGACCTGCAATATGATGGAGTTCAAGGCGTGTTCGATTGCTGGAATTATGTATGCCGAAAAGGTGCCCGAGGACCGCGTGCCGACgatggaggatggtgtcgaaGTTGGCATCCATGAGTTTAGGCAGCTCAGGGAGAACATTAAGAGCCACCCTAGCGCCCAGGCCATTCACCACTTTCTTGCCCTGCTGGCCACCTGCCACACGGTTATCCCCGAGACGAGCGACACTGGCAACATCAAGTACCAGGCTGCTTCTCCTGACGAAGGTGCTCTTGTCGAAGGAGCTGTGCAGCTGGGCTACAAGTTTGTGGCTCGTAAGCCCCGCGCTGTGATTATCGAGGCCAATGGTGAAAGGCTCGAGTACGAGCTTTTGGCTGTGTGCGAGTTCAACTCCACCAGAAAGAGAATGACTACCATATACCGCTGCCCTGACGGGGTGGTTCGCTGCTACACCAAGGGTGCTGATACTGTTATCTTGGAGCGTCTGAACGATAACAACCCGCATGTCGATGTCACGCTTCGCCATCTCGAGGAGTATGCGTCGGAAGGTCTCCGGACTCTGTGCTTGGCCATGCGCGAGGTTCCTGAACATGAGTTCCAGGAGTGGTTCCAGATCTATGAAAAGGCCCAGACGACTGTCGGCGGAAACCGCGCAGACGAACTCGACAAGGCTGCGGAGCTCATTGAGCATGACTTCTACCTGCTTGGTGCCACCGCTATTGAGGACAAGCTGCAAGATGGTGTCCCCGAGACTATTCACACGCTTCAGGAGGCCGGTATCAAGGTCTGGGTCCTCACTGGCGACAGACAAGAAACTGCCATCAATATTGGCATGAGTTGCAAGCTTCTCAGCGAAGACATGATGCTGCTCATTGTTaacgaggaggatgccgatgCTACAAGGGACAACCTGCAAAAGAAGATTGATGCCATTCGGAATCAAACCGATGCGACGATTGAGATGGATACTCTGGCTCTGGTCATTGATGGAAAATCCCTAACGTATGCCCTGGAGAAGGACATGGAGAAGCTTTTTCTCGATCTCGCGGTCATGTGCAAGGCGGTTATTTGCTGCCGTGTGTCTCCCCTGCAAAAGGCCATGGTGGTTAAGCTGGTCAAGAAGTATCAGAAGCAGTCGATTCTTCTCGCTATTGGCGATGGAGCCAACGACGTTTCCATGATTCAGGCTGCTCATATTGGTATTGGTATCAGTGGTATGGAAGGTCTCCAGGCTGCCCGCAGTGCTGATGTTTCCATTGCTCAGTTCCGGTACCTGAGGAAGCTGTTGCTTGTGCACGGTGCGTGGAGTTATCACCGTGTGGCGAAGGCtattttgttttctttttacAAGAACATTACCTTGTATCTGACGCAGTTTTGG TACACGTTCCAAAACGTCTTCTCTGGTGAAGTCATTTACGAATCCTGGACCCTCTCCTTCTACAACGTCTTTTACACggtcctccctcccctcgtACTTGGTATCCTCGACCAGTTTGTCTCCGCCCGCCTGCTTGACCGCTATCCCCAACTCTACAACCTTGGTCAGAGcaacagcttcttcaacaagcgCGTCTTTGCCTCCTGGATCTCCAACGCGGTCTACCACTCTCTCCTGCTCTACATTGGCGGCTCCCTCTTCTGGATCAACGATGGTGTCCAAGGCAACAGCGTCCCCGCCGGAAAATGGGTCTGGGGTACAGCCATGTACGGCGCCGTCTTGTTGACTGTTCTTGGCAAGGCCGCGTTGGTGACGAACAACTGGACCAAGTACCACGTCATCGCCATCCCAGGCTCGTTTGTGAtttgggtggtgtttgtaGCTGTCTACGGCATTGTCGCGCCCAAGCTCAACTTTTCGACGGAATACCACGGGATCATCCCCTTGCTGTTTTCCAGCCCGCAATTTTGGATCCAGATGCCGACGCTGGCGATTTTGTGCTTGTCGAGGGATTTTGCGTGGAAGTTTAGCAAGAGGTTGTGGAAGCCGGAGGCGTATCACCATGTGCAGGAGATTCAAAAGTATAATATTCAGGATTATAGGCCGAG AATGGAACAATTCCAAAAGGCGATTAGAAAAGTGAGGCAGGtgcagaggatgaggaagcaGAGGGGGTACGCCTTTTCGGCGGCGGACGAGTCGCAGACGAGAGTGTTGCAGGCGTATGATACTACGCAGCATAGAGGACGGTATGGAGAGATGGCTAGTTCGAGGCCGGTGCAAtga